The following are from one region of the Gloeomargarita lithophora Alchichica-D10 genome:
- a CDS encoding polysaccharide deacetylase family protein gives MTEAVRRVVLHGELDAQEQFRIPAEDVARLTESLCRAEPSFFAPGARLALGRVPRICHKPGWVLSRDCVDSGVVIAGGERYLLAVAMPAYRAGDNCQGLSKVAQQVLTALRQAPPAPMPHQLNRGLPVQAQLLSRNGVHEVVVQVTGADRVVVWLDQDALGEQTGVGPEYRWVTRIRTGGERLLRVQAWQGNQVVAYHSQKVTIKGLEVACEVPLTPNAGRVIYRGPTHTPQVALSFDDGPDAKQTRRILDILQREAVPATFFVQGRMVRQSPHLLWRMRTEGHEIANHTTNHPTLTALSGSRVRQEIRTTQDLVCQKAGFRPQYFRPPYGSFDRTTVRLAAELGLSLVIWDVDTRDWQHRNPQRIIQTVQNQARAGSIVLMHDIYGSTAEALPGVIAALRAKGLELVTVAQLLTTPEPPKPPKPNP, from the coding sequence ATGACGGAGGCGGTGCGGCGGGTGGTTCTGCATGGGGAGTTGGATGCCCAGGAGCAATTTCGCATCCCCGCCGAGGATGTTGCCCGTTTAACCGAGTCCCTGTGTCGGGCGGAGCCGTCTTTTTTTGCGCCGGGGGCAAGGTTGGCTCTGGGGCGTGTCCCCCGCATTTGCCATAAACCGGGTTGGGTGTTGAGCCGGGATTGTGTGGATAGTGGCGTGGTCATCGCCGGGGGGGAACGGTACCTGTTGGCGGTGGCGATGCCCGCCTACCGAGCGGGGGACAATTGCCAGGGGTTGTCAAAGGTGGCCCAACAGGTGCTGACGGCTCTGCGCCAAGCTCCCCCCGCGCCCATGCCCCACCAACTGAATCGAGGTCTGCCGGTGCAGGCGCAACTGCTGTCCCGCAATGGGGTGCATGAGGTGGTGGTGCAGGTGACGGGAGCCGACCGGGTGGTGGTGTGGCTGGATCAGGATGCCCTGGGGGAGCAAACCGGGGTAGGGCCGGAATATCGCTGGGTGACCCGGATCAGGACGGGTGGCGAACGGTTACTGCGGGTGCAGGCGTGGCAGGGGAATCAGGTGGTGGCCTACCACAGTCAAAAAGTGACCATCAAGGGGCTGGAAGTGGCCTGTGAAGTTCCCCTCACCCCCAACGCTGGCCGGGTGATTTACCGCGGGCCAACCCATACTCCCCAGGTGGCTCTTTCCTTTGACGATGGCCCTGATGCCAAGCAAACCCGGCGCATTCTGGATATTCTGCAACGGGAGGCGGTGCCCGCCACGTTTTTTGTCCAGGGACGCATGGTGCGCCAATCCCCCCACCTGCTCTGGCGGATGCGCACCGAGGGGCATGAGATCGCCAACCACACCACCAATCACCCCACCCTGACGGCCTTGAGTGGTTCCAGGGTGCGCCAGGAAATTCGCACCACCCAGGATTTGGTCTGTCAAAAGGCGGGGTTCCGTCCCCAGTATTTTCGGCCTCCCTACGGCAGTTTTGACCGCACCACCGTCCGTCTCGCCGCTGAATTGGGCCTATCGCTGGTAATTTGGGATGTGGATACCCGCGACTGGCAACACCGCAACCCCCAGCGGATTATCCAGACCGTACAAAACCAAGCCCGGGCTGGCTCGATTGTTCTCATGCACGACATCTACGGCAGTACCGCCGAGGCCCTGCCGGGGGTGATTGCCGCCCTGCGTGCCAAGGGCTTAGAATTGGTCACTGTTGCCCAACTGCTCACCACGCCAGAGCCGCCAAAGCCCCCAAAACCCAACCCCTGA
- a CDS encoding SDR family oxidoreductase, whose amino-acid sequence MNILTMSQQKGLAEKVIAITGASSGIGEATARFLATKGSKVVLGARRIENLKTIAEEIQSAGGDVCFTSLDVTKKEQLEKFIQFAQAQFGRVDVLVSNAGLMPLSLLEQLKVEEWERMIDVNLKGVLYGIAAALPVFKAQNSGHFINITSIADRWVGPTSTIYSATKHAVRVVSEGLRQEMGNTIRVTIIAPGATESELPNTISDSEMKKTVIEQFRIDLIPAEAIARAIAYAVEQPADVDVNEIVVRPTAQKY is encoded by the coding sequence ATGAATATACTCACCATGTCACAGCAGAAAGGGCTTGCAGAGAAAGTCATCGCTATTACCGGTGCCAGCAGTGGAATTGGTGAAGCTACCGCACGATTTTTGGCGACCAAAGGCTCTAAAGTCGTCTTAGGCGCTCGGCGCATCGAAAACTTAAAGACTATCGCAGAAGAAATTCAGTCTGCCGGAGGAGATGTTTGCTTCACTTCTTTGGACGTAACGAAAAAAGAACAACTGGAAAAATTTATCCAGTTTGCACAAGCACAATTCGGGCGTGTTGACGTGCTAGTGAGCAATGCGGGCTTGATGCCGCTGTCCTTGCTTGAACAATTGAAGGTAGAGGAATGGGAGAGGATGATTGATGTAAACTTGAAAGGCGTGCTGTATGGAATTGCGGCGGCGCTGCCGGTTTTCAAAGCTCAGAACTCTGGTCATTTCATCAATATTACATCAATTGCCGATAGGTGGGTCGGGCCTACGTCAACGATTTATAGTGCAACAAAGCACGCCGTGCGTGTGGTATCGGAAGGTCTGAGGCAAGAAATGGGCAACACTATCCGGGTGACAATAATAGCCCCAGGGGCGACTGAATCGGAACTGCCCAATACAATTTCAGACTCTGAAATGAAAAAGACCGTAATAGAGCAGTTTCGCATTGACCTGATTCCCGCCGAAGCCATTGCCCGCGCCATTGCCTATGCTGTGGAGCAACCCGCCGACGTAGATGTGAACGAAATAGTGGTGCGGCCAACCGCACAAAAATACTAA
- a CDS encoding TerB family tellurite resistance protein gives MTPEHEFLLQIVAAVAWSDGRLTRQEIHLILEQLAPAFAPQEPENQDQLWSELYDRLFAHYDLEELLQQEPPPQHREWLLRLSYLLIQSGQNPRETAIAPAEQRAYRRLVEWLNLPPEAVEQIEQAAQGDVIFHQGQPLAALRGHIEQFFGGA, from the coding sequence ATGACCCCCGAACATGAGTTTTTATTGCAAATTGTCGCCGCCGTCGCCTGGAGTGATGGCCGCCTCACCCGCCAGGAAATTCACCTGATTTTGGAGCAATTGGCACCGGCATTTGCCCCTCAAGAGCCGGAAAACCAGGATCAACTGTGGAGCGAACTCTATGACCGCTTGTTCGCCCACTATGACCTGGAGGAATTATTGCAACAGGAACCGCCCCCCCAGCACCGGGAATGGCTGTTGCGGTTAAGTTATCTGCTGATCCAATCTGGGCAAAACCCCAGGGAAACCGCCATTGCCCCCGCCGAACAACGGGCCTATCGCCGCCTGGTGGAATGGTTGAACCTACCTCCAGAGGCCGTAGAGCAAATCGAACAGGCCGCCCAAGGGGATGTGATTTTCCACCAAGGGCAACCCCTAGCGGCTCTGCGGGGGCACATCGAGCAATTCTTTGGCGGGGCTTGA
- a CDS encoding chorismate lyase gives MALVSAAPWFRLACAWEGEESDLPAGMASPWWRLLLLSDGSLTRHLQFITGQEILVQVMDMSPVGWVQDGAPAELSQIPGPWVRRQVWLQTQGGERLVYATSWWPAGLVDQYLQNRDWPIWTSLRELRLELYRDIRRLYYGESGALAQEFASGGSFWGRHYLFWHQGQPLTLIYEVLSPRLSRYLGSSSPAKELLDVPPQSR, from the coding sequence ATGGCTTTGGTTTCGGCGGCACCCTGGTTTCGGTTGGCTTGCGCCTGGGAGGGAGAGGAATCGGACTTACCGGCGGGGATGGCATCTCCCTGGTGGCGGTTGTTGTTGTTGAGTGATGGTTCCTTGACCCGGCATTTGCAATTTATCACCGGGCAAGAAATTTTGGTGCAGGTGATGGATATGTCGCCGGTGGGGTGGGTGCAGGATGGTGCCCCGGCGGAGTTGAGCCAAATCCCAGGGCCTTGGGTGCGGCGGCAGGTGTGGTTGCAAACCCAGGGCGGCGAACGGCTGGTGTATGCCACGTCCTGGTGGCCGGCGGGGTTGGTGGATCAGTATTTGCAAAACCGGGATTGGCCGATTTGGACGAGTTTGCGGGAGTTGCGCCTGGAATTGTACCGGGATATTCGGCGCCTGTACTACGGGGAATCGGGGGCGTTGGCGCAGGAATTTGCCAGTGGCGGCTCTTTTTGGGGGCGGCATTATTTATTCTGGCACCAGGGACAGCCCTTGACGTTGATTTATGAGGTTTTATCCCCCCGGTTGAGCCGTTATCTGGGGTCTTCAAGCCCCGCCAAAGAATTGCTCGATGTGCCCCCGCAGAGCCGCTAG
- a CDS encoding type II toxin-antitoxin system VapC family toxin — protein MRVLIDTNVVLDFLQEREPFVENAARLFERIDAGEIEGFIVATTITNIYYIVRRASGRVVAQDAIMQVLSDLNICAVNLELLEQALALNFEDFEDAVQYACAVVHSVDAIVTRDASGFVNAEIPVVLPEEIDTINSAE, from the coding sequence ATGCGAGTTCTGATTGATACCAATGTTGTTCTTGATTTTTTACAAGAACGAGAGCCATTTGTGGAAAATGCAGCAAGACTATTTGAGCGTATTGATGCTGGAGAAATTGAGGGATTTATTGTAGCCACAACAATAACCAACATTTACTACATTGTCCGCCGAGCATCAGGGAGAGTAGTGGCTCAAGATGCAATTATGCAGGTGTTAAGCGATCTAAATATTTGTGCAGTCAATTTAGAGCTACTAGAGCAGGCTCTAGCATTGAATTTTGAAGATTTTGAAGATGCCGTACAGTATGCTTGTGCAGTAGTGCATAGCGTTGATGCGATTGTAACTCGTGATGCCTCTGGATTTGTAAATGCAGAAATTCCTGTAGTGTTGCCTGAAGAGATTGATACTATCAATAGTGCTGAGTGA
- a CDS encoding GNAT family N-acetyltransferase — MTKENWRNILRLKVAPHQEQFVASNAVSIAEAHFNPEVAWFRAIYAGDVPVGFLMLEDNVARQEYFLWRFMISEQYQGRGYGRKALELFFAHVKTRPGADAVETSCVPAKGGPGPFYEKMGFVYTGKEEDGELVMRREL, encoded by the coding sequence ATCACTAAGGAAAACTGGCGTAATATCCTCCGCTTGAAAGTAGCCCCACACCAAGAGCAGTTCGTGGCATCCAACGCCGTGTCTATCGCAGAAGCGCATTTTAATCCAGAAGTTGCTTGGTTCCGCGCGATCTACGCTGGTGATGTGCCAGTTGGGTTTTTGATGTTGGAAGACAACGTAGCTCGGCAAGAGTACTTTCTGTGGCGCTTTATGATAAGTGAGCAATACCAGGGGCGTGGGTACGGGCGAAAGGCGCTGGAGTTGTTCTTCGCACACGTCAAGACGCGCCCTGGAGCGGATGCGGTCGAAACAAGTTGTGTGCCAGCCAAAGGGGGTCCCGGCCCGTTCTACGAGAAGATGGGTTTTGTTTACACCGGAAAAGAAGAGGACGGCGAACTTGTGATGCGACGTGAATTGTGA
- the pyrE gene encoding orotate phosphoribosyltransferase, which yields MSSPSRQELLHLIARLAYQEGEFTLSSGAKSSYYINCKTVTLHPQGAYLVGHLCGALLSPDTAAVGGLTLGADPLVTAIALVSAPTPQPVSGLIIRKEPKAHGALSQIEGPLPPPDSLITVVEDVVTTGKSLGLAVQVLRAAGYRVSEGITLVDRLQGGEDYLAAMGVHLTALFTLPEIQAHYRQL from the coding sequence ATGTCATCTCCGTCCCGCCAAGAGCTATTGCATCTGATCGCCCGCTTGGCCTACCAGGAGGGGGAATTTACGCTCAGTTCCGGGGCAAAAAGCTCCTATTACATCAACTGCAAAACCGTCACCCTCCATCCCCAAGGTGCTTATCTCGTGGGACACCTGTGCGGCGCCTTACTCAGCCCGGATACGGCGGCAGTCGGGGGTTTAACCCTGGGGGCTGACCCGCTGGTGACCGCCATTGCCCTGGTTTCTGCCCCCACCCCCCAGCCGGTTAGCGGCCTAATTATCCGCAAAGAGCCGAAAGCTCATGGGGCACTCAGCCAAATCGAAGGCCCGCTCCCCCCTCCCGACAGTTTGATCACCGTTGTGGAAGATGTGGTCACCACCGGGAAATCCTTGGGTTTGGCGGTGCAGGTTCTGCGGGCGGCGGGCTATCGGGTGAGCGAGGGCATTACCCTGGTGGATCGCCTGCAAGGGGGGGAGGATTATTTAGCGGCAATGGGGGTGCATTTAACCGCCCTATTTACCCTGCCAGAAATTCAAGCCCATTACCGACAACTTTGA
- a CDS encoding transposase family protein produces MKNKELGCQRIFVEHLIRLLKIFRVAQERFRLSSDKYDQIIMTICGLVRFRLGMLIL; encoded by the coding sequence TTGAAGAATAAAGAATTAGGTTGTCAGCGGATTTTTGTTGAGCATTTAATTCGTTTATTAAAGATATTTAGAGTCGCCCAGGAAAGATTTAGATTGAGTTCGGATAAGTACGACCAGATAATTATGACAATTTGTGGTCTTGTTAGATTCCGACTAGGAATGCTAATTCTTTAG
- the panB gene encoding 3-methyl-2-oxobutanoate hydroxymethyltransferase translates to MAHTVLTLQQYKQQAHKIVAVTAWDYLLAQILDQAGVDLILVGDSLGMVALGYETTLPVTLTEMIHHAKAVRRGVKHAFLVCDLPFLSYQVNPELALHNAGQILKETGVQAVKLEGGYPTLLPTVQRLVQAGIPVMGHVGLLPQAVHRLGGYRQQGKTTEAAAEVFHQAFALQEAGIFALLLEHIPGELARDITQKLTIPTIGIGAGTDCDGQILVTADLLGLTAQPPPFAPPYANLRQQITQAVADYSQTVRGQA, encoded by the coding sequence ATGGCGCATACCGTACTAACACTGCAACAGTATAAACAACAGGCTCACAAGATCGTGGCGGTGACTGCCTGGGATTACCTGCTGGCGCAAATTTTAGACCAGGCGGGGGTGGATCTGATCCTGGTGGGGGATTCCCTGGGGATGGTGGCACTGGGGTATGAAACCACCCTGCCGGTGACCTTAACAGAAATGATCCACCACGCCAAGGCGGTGCGCCGGGGGGTAAAGCACGCCTTTTTGGTCTGTGATTTGCCGTTTTTGAGCTATCAGGTCAACCCGGAACTGGCCTTGCACAATGCGGGGCAAATCCTCAAGGAAACCGGGGTGCAGGCGGTGAAACTGGAAGGGGGTTACCCAACCCTGCTCCCCACGGTACAACGGCTGGTCCAGGCGGGGATTCCGGTGATGGGTCATGTGGGGTTATTGCCCCAGGCGGTGCATCGGTTGGGGGGCTACCGCCAGCAGGGAAAAACCACCGAGGCCGCCGCTGAAGTGTTCCACCAAGCCTTTGCGCTCCAGGAGGCGGGAATTTTTGCCCTGTTACTCGAACATATCCCTGGGGAATTGGCGCGGGACATTACCCAAAAATTAACCATTCCCACCATTGGCATTGGGGCGGGGACGGACTGCGATGGACAGATTTTGGTCACGGCAGACCTGTTGGGGTTGACGGCGCAACCACCCCCGTTTGCCCCACCCTACGCCAATTTACGCCAGCAAATTACGCAAGCGGTGGCAGACTACAGCCAGACGGTGCGGGGACAAGCCTGA
- a CDS encoding Tab2 family RNA-binding protein, whose protein sequence is MARVIWEVDFYARPVVDDQGKKLWELLLCNPQAEDCIAQNCPPDQVNSQWLRDTLAPWVRDNGITHLRAFRTPMLPMLTRACEGLQVTVLPSRRVVALAHWLNQRWLTVYSQLPGFQPLAAPPPVEGSSPPQPLPEALRGQQWAWANLLWGQIRQEGADWADFGELLPWQYIDLANDTVIPGLIIYSPRAQALAAWMSGWELAGFEVEGERVILETGIGERWLFTPRNSQAVGFQTAQTQAQGVHFLAIQTDPHAENLQGFWLMQTLALG, encoded by the coding sequence ATGGCACGGGTGATTTGGGAGGTGGATTTTTATGCCCGCCCGGTGGTGGATGACCAGGGCAAAAAACTTTGGGAACTCCTGCTGTGCAACCCCCAGGCAGAGGACTGTATCGCCCAAAATTGCCCCCCCGACCAGGTAAATAGCCAATGGTTGCGGGATACCCTGGCTCCTTGGGTGCGGGACAATGGCATTACCCACCTGCGGGCGTTTCGTACCCCCATGTTGCCCATGCTCACCCGCGCCTGTGAGGGGTTGCAGGTGACGGTACTGCCCAGCCGCCGGGTGGTGGCATTGGCGCACTGGCTCAACCAACGCTGGCTAACGGTGTATAGTCAACTGCCGGGATTTCAGCCCTTGGCCGCTCCCCCGCCGGTGGAGGGATCATCTCCTCCCCAGCCCCTGCCGGAAGCCCTGCGGGGACAACAATGGGCTTGGGCAAATTTACTGTGGGGGCAAATTCGCCAGGAGGGGGCGGATTGGGCGGACTTTGGGGAATTATTACCTTGGCAATACATTGACCTGGCTAATGATACCGTTATCCCTGGGTTAATTATCTATTCGCCCAGAGCGCAAGCCCTAGCCGCCTGGATGAGTGGTTGGGAGTTGGCCGGATTTGAGGTGGAGGGGGAACGGGTGATTTTAGAAACGGGGATTGGGGAGCGGTGGTTATTTACGCCTCGCAATTCGCAAGCGGTGGGGTTTCAGACCGCCCAGACCCAGGCGCAGGGGGTGCATTTTTTAGCAATTCAAACCGACCCACACGCCGAAAATCTTCAGGGTTTTTGGCTGATGCAGACCCTTGCCTTGGGGTAG
- a CDS encoding helix-turn-helix domain-containing protein — MSSISEYIENNPQETQRLIGLKYEQVKQLLQKAIELHHQQQEIAELKKVRKIRAGGGRKPKLSSEEQIVLTLTYLRHLTTFQLLGIQFGVSETTANDIFNYWFPILAELLPHSLLEQVKKTQVNSKL, encoded by the coding sequence ATGAGCAGTATATCAGAGTACATTGAGAATAACCCTCAAGAAACACAACGTCTAATAGGGTTGAAATATGAGCAAGTAAAGCAGTTATTACAAAAGGCGATAGAACTGCATCATCAACAGCAAGAAATAGCTGAATTAAAAAAAGTTAGAAAAATTAGGGCTGGCGGTGGACGAAAACCAAAATTATCTTCAGAAGAACAAATAGTATTAACCTTAACCTACTTACGCCATTTAACCACTTTTCAACTGCTTGGTATTCAATTTGGTGTCAGTGAAACTACGGCAAATGATATTTTTAATTATTGGTTCCCTATCTTAGCAGAATTGCTACCCCATAGTTTACTTGAACAAGTAAAAAAAACTCAAGTGAACTCGAAATTGTAA
- the phoU gene encoding phosphate signaling complex protein PhoU, with product MTAIPPNPISFRRQVRQLEQNVLRMGALVEHSFRLSHQALFGRNLGAAEEIPLMDQQIDRFYRQIEVDCLRMMTLPPVEAQDMRMLGAFMQLVRDLERIGDYAEDLGEIAIRLFPYPGHACMNDIQMMSNHSQRMLATSLVALADLDATVGKHIKEMDEVVDELYAKVYRQLAETPLQDLTPQPQSRLEPYLLLALAIRHLERMADHATNIGQRVAFIITGQR from the coding sequence TTGACCGCCATCCCCCCCAACCCGATCTCGTTTCGCCGTCAGGTGCGCCAACTGGAGCAAAATGTTCTGCGGATGGGGGCATTGGTGGAGCATTCCTTTCGCCTCTCCCATCAAGCCCTGTTTGGCCGCAACCTGGGTGCCGCCGAAGAAATTCCCCTGATGGATCAACAAATTGACCGTTTTTACCGCCAGATTGAGGTGGATTGTCTGCGGATGATGACCCTGCCCCCGGTGGAGGCGCAGGATATGCGGATGTTGGGGGCGTTTATGCAGTTGGTGCGGGATTTGGAACGCATTGGCGACTACGCCGAAGATTTAGGGGAAATTGCCATTCGTCTGTTTCCCTACCCCGGCCATGCCTGTATGAATGATATACAAATGATGTCCAATCATTCCCAGCGGATGTTGGCGACCAGTTTGGTGGCTCTGGCGGATTTGGATGCCACGGTCGGCAAACACATCAAGGAAATGGATGAGGTGGTGGATGAACTGTACGCCAAGGTGTACCGGCAGTTGGCGGAAACGCCCCTACAGGATTTGACCCCCCAGCCCCAGTCCCGTCTGGAACCCTATCTTTTGCTGGCCTTGGCGATTCGCCATTTGGAACGGATGGCCGACCATGCCACCAACATCGGCCAACGGGTGGCGTTTATCATCACCGGCCAGCGGTGA
- a CDS encoding DNA-methyltransferase — MHITLEENTITCGDTHDLIRKVEDESIDLIICDGPYGVTQNDWDRVSSIQEYNLDLIKRFSAKLKEGGALYLFGKPDCIDFIDYRQYLNLKSKIIWYQPSRLAQGRLSYTNNYDIICYFIKGNKPHRFNLEDIRVAQLVELEHRLRCERVPSVTNGQYGKTKFNDKGKNPGDVWGDIKQLTYKSKELVSRNALNTIQKPEKLIERLILASSNQGDLVLDPFAGVGTCPVVCKRHFRNFIAFEMNPEFVEAGNERLRALDYGQNVIRFSNGE, encoded by the coding sequence ATGCATATTACACTTGAAGAAAACACCATCACTTGCGGCGACACTCATGATCTTATTCGTAAAGTCGAAGATGAGTCTATCGATCTGATTATTTGTGATGGACCGTATGGAGTTACACAAAATGATTGGGATAGGGTATCGTCAATACAGGAGTATAACCTTGATCTAATAAAGCGGTTTTCTGCAAAGCTCAAAGAAGGTGGAGCACTCTACTTATTTGGAAAACCAGACTGCATTGACTTCATTGATTACAGGCAATATCTAAACTTAAAATCCAAAATCATTTGGTATCAACCTAGCAGGCTTGCCCAAGGAAGACTCAGTTATACGAATAATTACGACATTATTTGTTACTTCATTAAGGGAAATAAGCCGCATCGCTTTAATTTGGAAGATATAAGAGTTGCACAATTAGTGGAGCTAGAACATCGATTGAGATGTGAAAGAGTCCCATCGGTTACTAATGGGCAGTACGGAAAAACTAAGTTCAACGATAAAGGAAAAAATCCCGGTGATGTATGGGGTGATATTAAACAACTCACATACAAATCTAAAGAGCTGGTCAGCCGCAACGCTCTTAACACAATTCAGAAACCAGAAAAACTTATTGAGAGGTTAATCTTGGCTAGTTCAAATCAGGGTGATCTTGTTTTGGATCCATTTGCAGGAGTAGGAACTTGCCCTGTTGTCTGCAAGCGACATTTTAGAAATTTTATTGCTTTTGAGATGAATCCTGAATTTGTTGAAGCAGGAAATGAACGCCTGAGGGCATTGGATTACGGTCAAAATGTAATAAGGTTCTCAAATGGCGAGTGA
- a CDS encoding transposase family protein, with product MERPGDYEEQKKYYSGKKANHTKKSQVTVLPNGKDIVDVVVGKPGPTSDKKIFDERQQEFAPNQIFQGDKAYQGGRGIKTPQKKL from the coding sequence ATAGAGAGACCTGGGGACTATGAAGAGCAGAAAAAATATTATTCGGGTAAAAAAGCAAACCATACAAAAAAAAGCCAAGTAACTGTTTTGCCAAATGGGAAAGATATTGTGGATGTTGTTGTAGGTAAACCAGGGCCAACCAGCGATAAAAAAATTTTTGATGAACGTCAACAAGAATTTGCTCCCAATCAAATATTTCAAGGGGATAAAGCATATCAAGGAGGAAGAGGCATTAAAACTCCTCAGAAAAAGCTAA